The genomic window aatattttctaaaaaaatatttaatgatacTAAAATTCACTAGAATGAGAGACAAATTCATGACTTTTCAATTTATGCTGTTGAATTTATTGATTACAGAACATTAACTCTGTATTAATGATGGCATTACTTCTCCTCAAACACTGTGTCTCGGTAAAGGATGTAATTTAGAATAAAGTGTATTCACTTTATTTAGtgatctaaccctaaccccacccccccacccaatcAAGATTCACCAAcagaatgacattttcttttatagatGACACTCGGCTGCATTTTTAAATCAACTGAGTAATTTGACCCGCATAACCACCCAGATCTGTTAATATGGAATTGTTTTTAGCAAAACAGGAATGTTTATTGTGGGTCCTGAGCTCACTCTTTGTCAAAGTGCTCTGCTCTCAACGTGATATCCAGTGTCCAGTTTAAAGTAACTTTACAGAAGAaagttgtatgtttttttaaCTTGGTGTATTTTGCATACCCTACTGCATAGCActgtagttttgcattttgttgttACCTtaatgttacatgttgcacgattggACCAAAACAAATTCCTGGTCTgtctaaaaaaaatgttaatctTTACTATGCAGGTTCTGTTTTAATTTTACTCCTATTATGATCATTGTCTTATTTTGACACTTGGTATATAACTTCTAACAATCAATTTGCGTTGACATTCTTGCAAAAAGGTGCGACTCAAACAAagtttattataaataaaaatgtaaaatgcttgCTTTGCGATACTGACGTCATCTCAAACGTATCACATTAGCTGTGCTCCAGCGAATACCTCCCGTTAGCCTGCTGACATCATGCCCATCTTAGCTTGCTAATGGCTCATCACGTTACCCATCTGACCTTAGACGTTAGCTAAATTACAGTACATGCTTGAAGTACTCTGGCTTTTTAATGTTGTTAGACCCTGCCCGGACTACGTAATGCTAAATGTTACCAAAACACGAGATTAAAACAAATTTGTAATAGAGAAACCGCTTCCTGCAAATTAGCATgtatgctaacgctagctaatGTACCTTGATTCAACACTCAGACCGGAGGAAAGTGGAGGATAATCGTTTCCCTTGGGCACCGATCAGCACACTCCCTACGCCGGACACAGCATGACATAAAGCCAGTCTACTCCCAGCTCCGAGGGCCCTTTCATTACTGTTCCACAGCGACCGTTGCACTAGCCCGAGCGCTGCGCTGGTACAGGAGCAGCCTAGCGTCGGGATGTTTTCTTCCGGTTTGTGACGCGATTTACGTCATCCGGAGGGCCATCAGCCGATTGGTAGAAAGTCGAAGCTCCTCGGTGTTCACAATGCGAGGAGTCAATAGGATGATTTTTGTCTATATCTGGAGAAAATctatcaccaaaaaaaaaaaaaataattaaaagaagtAGATGACAAAGTAGTCTTGGGGTATTAATGTACTGCATCATTTTAAAGATATATTGAAAATCCTATTATCATGAATATAAAAAGCATCTGGAATATTTTCACAACAAATTGAATTCagatgatgataaaaaaaaatggatatgTATATAGTCTATTGACAAAATCAAATAGATTTTCCTGGTCATAAAGCATAACGTTTTTCCTCAATATTGAAGTAGAagtttttctctttcacactgCTCAAACAGTATGCCTTTAGTTCTTGAAGAACTTGTcatctaaaatatatatacaagaTACTGACATTCTGAATATACAGTTCAGACAGATACATTAGACAGGTACTACACTTTATTTTACTCCCTAATGAAAAGTTGACTCAGACAATATGGttccaaaggaaacacaaaaaaaacactactAAGATTTACAAAATGGTACAAGtcttatattttatttgaatttcaaACATCCACACGCAGtcttttcagaatcagaaaaaacgTTATTATCCCCATGAGGGGCAATTTGTTTCACAGCCAGTAGAGACACACCGCAATTCAGTCAtcgcacaaacaaaacataaaacgtGCACAAGTGGAATATAGAAGCTGGTCATAACAagctgttgataaaaccaatggatgcaggaagaaatgacttttgtaatctgtttgtcctgcactttggtaccgacgaccggaaggcagcagcctgtattcagaggaCAGCTTGTGCTTTCTTCTTTACTCTGGCTCTGtacaggacagagagctccttAAAACTGACCCCCACCATCTTGCTGCACCTCTTAACGATGctgttcagcctgtttttgtccttcacagtaagggacccaaaccagcaaataaaagagaaggttaaaacagactcaataaaacaagaataaaacatcttcataaaaGAGGTATCCACACTAAAACTTCTCAACTTCCAGTAAAAGTACATGCGCTGGTGGGCCTTAGCACAAACAGCATCTGTGTTTGCCTCAAATGTCAGCTTGTTGTCCACGATGGTACCCAGGTATTTGTACTGCTGTACCGTTTCTACTGCCTGgccatgaataaaaacagggtGGATTGGTGGGGGCTTCCTCCTAAAATCAATgaacatttcctttgtttttgttttgtgctctTCCTAAACACTGAACATACAAATGTCAATTTCTTTAACTTGTTAGCTCATCTACTGAGGAAGACGAACAGCAGATGTTGAAGATGTAGCTACCACCCAAACCGTATACTGTACATGACTAATTTATAATCACCacaaaaagaatgaaaaaaaaaaatctaataaatgAGACTGTTTGCCATAGTACTTCTTGGTATTGTAGTACTTTGTTCTGTGTTAAATGAAACCCTTAGAGTTTTTGAAGAGCGACTGGCCCGGAGGTGCAGGTTCAAATACTGATAAGAGGTCCTGGTTAGAAATGCCCAAAAACATAAGAAGTCAGTGGGTGCTTGAGATATTACGAGGATTTGTCAATCGCTGGGTTACGGTCTTTTATTAGCTATTAATTTATAAGTCAGCAATATGGCAGCCTGCACAGCTCTCCATTGTTGGAGTCAGTTTCACACACGAGTTAGGCATGCATCAGCTGAAACTTGCCATCCCATCATCAGCACACTTCCTCTATTCAGCCCTCCCCAGATAAATGTGGTCACGTGCACATGCAGATATATAAAACCCGATGAGACACTGCTGGTGGTTCTCTTCAGAAGTTCAGCAGAGCTGCCGTGATTTCACACAGGTGAGTCTTTGTGCTCCGCAGGCCTCTTTGTCCGTCGCTCATAGAAGCAGGAAGACCAGAACAAAGCTTTTGATACAAAGCAAAAGGGAAGAAATATTCTGTATGTTTTGTTCAGATTACCGCCTAACATGTATGTAACACTAtactaaataatatattttgttaAATGCAACAACAGGATGCTACAATAACACAATGCTATTTTGGTGACTTAATGACTAATAGCGTTGTTTACTGTACCAAACATCCGTACGCTTGAGCTACCGGGGGAGCAGGTTAACATAGTTCCCTACGGGTGTTCCGTTTCATGGAGTGGGTGGTTAAACATAAACTTGCCGTTGGCAAAGGCTAAACTGATGACTGGAGTTAGATAAAGTTTATCCAGAGATGCAGGTGTTACGTTCAGCCCCGGTCCCACGCTGAGGCTGAGCGAGGGTTAACCCCCCCCTACTTGGTCTTGGCACTTGTCCCTATCCATCTAGCACTGTCTTGTGTCCAGATGAAGTATTTTCAGATGCAGACTAAAAACAGGGTAGTAAATAAATCCCTGGATGCTTTGCGAATAGAGGcaagtaaaagaaaaatagtGACCATTCTGGTAAAAGGAATGCATAAATGTTATATGTCATCACAAATGAccaaaaaagagaagaagaagttggaAGACTATCAGATTGATGTAGACGtgtattcatgcatttattacctctgccgagaTGGAGGTTATGTATTCACCAGcgctggtttgtttgtctgtcttttacaAGATAGCTCAAAAGGTTGCAGATGAATCTTGATGAACTCTTCAGAAAGTGTTGATAATGTTACCAGGAAGGAACAGACGTTTACATTTGAGTGATTATCCAggattattttgacattttcattaacattgcagtcaatggagcttgaaCATTTGTTCCGATTATTGACCGATCTgtctggaatttgacacagtcgtgtagggcgAGGACCTCTGTCCTCCCACCGATCGgatccaaaatgaggtcaggGCTAAAatcttaaaaaacattttaacattgaaaacaccatttatggattaagaatcagttaaaaatacacatcaactccgattcccttttacttttcagggttggtgtataaagataccaagaacaatttatttaaccttttgatgacgatccacattaccatgtggacggtgtaaatacaattatgaggggaattaGCTGCTTGATCCGCgctgtctgagtgcttttctagttctaatCTCTATTTAGGTGTCATTTAACACATGATTAATCACTGATCTCAAGCAGTTTTGGACAGTAAACTTGCATATATTACCTGAATCACGAATGAATTAGTGGAATCCCATTTGTCAGGTCATCAGTAGATAGTCAAGGTCAAGGTAATTATCACTGACAAACAAATGCAACCGTCAGGTCACTCCTATAGCAGTTTGGCAGCATATTTCTTCTCTGCTGGAAATGAGATTAGCTATCTGGTTTGTTCAGGTCTCCCAGAACAAAAGAATAGGCAAATATAACATGAAGTGATAACATGAAGTTTTTAGTGTCCAAACCGGCATGAGAATAGCCCGAATAAAGATCCTGATTGCATGTTACAACactttgaataaaaacacattgtTTGGAAGGCTGTATGGAACAAGAAAGGCACTCAAAAAATGAGGCATAGGGTTAAAAACAGGGACTGGCAATGGCCCTTGGAACTATAAAATTCTTCTATAATCATCTTTTTTGAaggtctgacctttgacccaggATGCGTGTCGTCGTGTGTGCTCTGGGTGCGTGTCTGGCCCTGCTGCATCTTTCCAGCGCTCTGCTGCTGGGAGCCTTTAACATCAAGTCATTCGGAGACAAGAAAGCCTCCAACATCACTCTGATGGACATCATCAGCACGGTCGGAAACGGCTTTTCTGTTACACAGTTCCTTTTCTCTCATGTTGGAACTCATCACAAATGCTTCAACACACAGTTTAAACATATAAAACAACAGCACAAATTCCTAATTCAGACATCCCTTTCATCGTAATCAGTTTGAGATACAATAACAATAAGAGGAAGgtattacattttgtttgaatcctgcatttttcaggggAATTTggatattaaataaatgaaattcagGATTTTACATTCACAAAGTTGTGGCACTCAAAAgatatagattaaaaaaaaggaacagaacCAGCATACCGGAAAATATTTAGAATTGTACTTACTGTTATTCTAACGGTAGAGATCCTACAATGAAGCATCGGTATTTCAGAATTTCAGAAAACTGCTCACGGCTTTCTGTGGTAGTTTGTAATTAAGGGTTCGTGCTTTGAATCCGAAGCTCTTAGCAcaccagtgacatcatcaccacaTCATTGGGGTTATTTTGCCCTCCCGATTATTAGCAGACGCTGTTTTCACAGGCACTATAATTTAAtgttgaaacaaacacaaatgtagtGGAAAACAAGCTTTTGACAATAACTTAATTAGACACTGTCGTACTCTGTGGCGTCATCTTTCAGATTGTTCATCGCTATGACATCATTCTGATCCAGGAGGTGAGAGACAGTGATCTGTCAGCAACCCGAAAACTCATGGAGCACGTCAACAAGTAACATACATCATGCTAAATACAGCAATACTACATCATTAGTGGTTTGTAAACAGTTCACAAAGTCATTTTATGATATTTGATGCAACAATATGATGTCCTCCATCTACATGTGTGTGATTCCTTAGAGGGGCGCCCCAGTTCAGGTACAGTCACATTGTCAGTGAGCCTCTGGGCCGCAGCTCCTACAAGGAGAGATATCTCTTTCTTTACAGGTAAGAAGaaaacaccaacaaaaacatggcAATGAGAAAAATACTCTGTTAAAATGTTTCTATAGGCGTTATTTACTCGGCAGGATTTTGATTCTGATTGTTGCAATGACAACTAGAAGGAAGGTCCTAGAATATCTGTAACCATGAAACACTGCTAAAGTCCTGCATTTAAAATCTACCAGCAAATAGTGCTTCGTCATACAAATAAGTACTGGGCTGTAATATTTACCAAGATATAAGATTTTAGAATGGATAACTTCATTTGCAGGCCTCTCAACTTGAAAATTAATCTGACAATTATGGAAATGTAGCTTtgaattttaattatttatttatgaaaactGAAAGTTTCAAGGTTCACAGAATAGcatttttaatgcaaaatgCATGTGTTGTAAAGTTTTCATATCACTAAAATTCACAGTGCCACATATTTGCATCTTAATGGTGTCAAATGTTTTCAGGCAGAGCAAAATCCACAGATACATCGCTGACGTTATTAAACACGTTATTCATATAAGAGAAAATTCAGTAAACTATAAAATGGAGTATTCCAATTAAAAATTATACACGTATGAATACTATTTTGAAAATAGtttcaacaaataaataatcgtgcaacccccccccgctctgCCCATTATATCCTATTTCTTATTTAATGATCAACATCTGGATCAAGATCTGCCTAAAACACTGTCCTTAGCAGATGTAATGAAAACATCTGCCCCCTAGAGGTCAGACAAGCCAGATATATAATGCTTCTAGTTCTGCAGAGCCATCGGGAAGAAAAAGGAATAACACAAAAATTAGCAACTCCATACGAATACAAAGACAAAGTACAAAAATATTCAGTAAAAACACATGTATCTGTCCTCTCCAGGGAGCAGACAGTGTCCGTGGCTAAAAACTACACCTATAATGATGACCATGGGGTCTGTGGGACGGACACTTTCATGAGAGAACCCTTCGTCGTTATGTTCTCCTCCAAACATACCGGTAAGCGTCGGGAAAAGGCCACTGCTGTTTCAGCAGCAGTCAGAGATGAAGATTTTCTCATTCATTAAGTCGATCAGCTAAAATATAAGGTAAAATTATTATTgtcataatttaatttattattgtaCAAAGGGCATGCCCACTCAGGATTCATTTAGTCGTTTTCTTGTTTGGGCATGTGATGTATGTGATGGTACCTGACATTTTACCATTCTTTAGCCAACAGCCAACATCCTGGTGGTTATAAGGTTAAAGGGCAAGCCTCAGTTCAGCACTAATTACAACACGAGTTGGATTTTTCTTGTGCAGTTTGAACTTGGtttgttatttctttattttaaatagtCTGAAGCTATAGCTCCTAATGAGCATTGAGTGAATTCCTTGTTCCATGTGTGCATAAAGCTCACTATTTTTTAGGTGAGCTACATCTTGAAAATGTGCCTCTCCTCATTCCAAGCatgtcttccttccttcctcttttgCCATCCAGTTGTGCAGAACTTTACACTGATCCCTCAGCACACCTCTCCAGACTCAGCTGTGGAGGAAGTGGATGCCCTCTATGACGTGGTCAATGATGTCTTCAGGCGCTGGAAGAACAACGTGAATACACCTATGCAGCCACACCCACACAGTCACATATTCAGTGGAATTACAAAATGCTGCATGCAATGTGAACGTGGTAAAACAGCAGCCGGGGATGAAAATGGCCGACGATTCCAATCGCCATGCAGGACATTGTGTTGCTGGGAGACTTCAATGCCGGCTGCAGTTATGTAACGGACTCAGAATGGGAGAAGATCCGCCTCTTCACTGACAAGAGTTTTCACTGGCTGATCCCTGGTGAAGCAGACACTACAGTGACACACACGGATTGCCCATACGacaggtacacacacgcacagtttgCATGCACGTTAGCTCATTAGGGGATGAAAAGGGACGAACATAAACCGGTTTTAATTGGTTTAGTAAAATGATTTAACACAAATTCAACCTTTAAGTGACaacaaaaggaacaaaaacTAAGACTTGGGCGGTGGGTGCTGCTCAGAATAAGAAAACAAATGGCTCATTGCTCAAAGGCGGAATAATTTAAGTCAGCACCCGGAGACCTCGTGTTTCTAGACTGAATCAACTCGCTGTAAATGGAAGGGAATCTGGATCTGTCCTCTGCAATATGTTGCcatacgagcggagtacatcgacaatatgtacaatcctcaaactgagaacacaaagcctcccaaaggcagaactattatgtctaagtttaagtaagtgtacgtgtaaagtacaattactccctcctcctcctcgcatgGCCCACCGCTGTTAGCGCTGTCATCTGTCTCGatggtaaaactcataataaaaccacattttatattacaataatactgtatatcatttattataatcGTGTGTGTGCATTGTCACACCGCGACATGCAGGGCCCCTAGAATGtggagagggaatagggtgaagaTGATCAACGCACCCGGAGCAGTTTGGggggggacggtgccttgctcaatggcacctcggcagtgctctggaagTAGATTGGCCCCGCTCCACCCACCAGCACATACTCCAcaattagagagagagagacgatgaCAGGTAGGAgaagagtcaaaaacaaagagagcgtgatagagagcaggagcagacaaaaacagaacgTAACAtacaggctgctgaacaagatactgaccaGCGCTGCTTTATAAAACTATAGATGCTAATGTAGCGATAAGGACATCAGTGTTGcgggtcacaggttcaggttctgcagcatcacggacagaaggacctgcagacagagacagaaagagggacaaacagagggagagagagcacaggaCTATTCACCTTCATTATTCAGTATTGGATCTGTCCTCTGGGCCCAGTTATGTTGCCATAACTCACCAAATAATCAGGACAGGTGGATCCACAACAGAGTACCGCGAAGGCAAGTTACAGATTCAAAATCAGCCGCACCATGAGTGACACAGCAGGAGCTTAAATAGCTTCAGCCGAGTTCcctctgattggtggatgaGGGTCCTCACTGTGGGGGCCGCAGCGGCACATAAATGGGCTCTGAACCTCACTCGCCCGCCTGCACTTTCAGGATCGTTGTCACCACCGACATGATGAGGGGAGTGGCGCAAGGCAGCCCGGAGGTCTACAACTACATGGAGGACCTGGGTCTCAGCCACGACCTGGTAGGAGTTTGCGTCTCTCTTGCACACTTCAGGTACAGAAAGGCGGAGCGTGGAACGGGCAACATAGTGGAGATCTCGTTTGTGCTGACAGCTGTGAGTACAGGTGGAAATAATTAAAGGAGCTTCCGGCAGTGTTCCTGAGGAATCTCTGCACGTTCCTCACACATTCCTGGTTTACCTGCTGCATCCACCTTCTCCAGATCCCATTTAACCAGGTGACCGTGACCGTGCCTATGAGAGATGTAGAACTAGTTCTAGAACCAAACCAGCTTAATCTTCCTCGCAGATGAAGATGTTTATCCGAGGCTTGCAGTTTTCCAGAGACCGAAGGAGCAAAAGCAGCTGAACCACCGCCATGTTTCACTGCAGGTCGAGTGTTCTCTACAGGATAGCTTTATTCTTGCTGATCCGAAGGTCCCCAGAGATACGGGTTTGTTTGTAATTTGTCCACAGAACAGCTTAGTGAAACGTCTTTGTCTTGTCTGGATGGTATTGAGCCACCTTTCTTGTACTTCTGTCAGCAGCGGTGGATGTCTCTGAGTTCAGATATGGAGTTTTGATGCGAGTTTAGGTACCTTTGGGCCTTTTCTCCTAAATTAAGTCTCTGTAGGTCCGAGTTTGAAAAACATCTGCTTTATAAATGTGTCCATTATGAGGGATGATGATAAGTTGCAGTAGCCTTAAAGGAAGCGTCTTGCGTAGAACATGATCAGTCATTCATAGACTGACTGAAATGCTCCAGCACCTCTAAAAGCTCTACGTTTGACATGCTCTATTTTTCATCAACAATCCACCATTGTACACGGTTTTCACGATTCTTCATGAATGCTGGTGAACAAATGTATATTAATAAGCTATAGAATTTCACAAGGTGCTGTTTTGTGttattgaaaacaaacatttgtaaaCAAAACTAGATGAACAACAACAAGCCTCTACAATAATGTTTCCTTCCCTCTCAGGCTCTGGCTGTTAGTGACCATTTCCCAGTGGAGGTGACGCTGTCTGAGAAGCGACGGTCACGCGTCTTCAACAGGCCTCCATGCTGAGTCATTGTGATCACTATTGTGAGGAACCACACACCAACGTGCATGaattaactaaataaataaatctgccaaatgatgtcatcaaaacTTGTTTCTTGGGAAATGTGTTGAGAGCATTttgtaaaacttttttttttttattatggtaGTAAATCACCACTAAAGGAGAAACCGTGTATCCAGATTACCTGGGATAAGGATTActttttaattcttctttttgtttccaAGTACTCCTGTTTAATTCCACTCGGCATGAAGCCAGTAAGGGAGAAACCGAATATATATTGACGGTCCATACTAATGACACATTCTGTAATCAATGCGCTGTCtgatgattttgttttgcagttttAGTAACCTGAAATGAATAATCAACGATGAAAAATGTTAAACTGTTTATAAAGAGGATCGTTATGACTGAATAGTAAAGACTAAAGTCAGCCCGATTACTTTAGTAAGACATTCAAGTGTGCGGCTTTCAGAACCAGCTTGTCCTTTTAGAGTAGAATATTTTTGAATCGGTTATACTGATCGTTGCATTTCAGGCTCTTTGCTCGAAGAAATTTAAAGTTGTGTAGACAATACATTTTGTGCTTTTTACAGTTAATCTTTTTGGGTTTGCTGTGACAAAGTAATTTTACGGTTATTTGCTGCGTTACCCAAAGTGATATCGATAGACCCTTGGGAGTTATTCTCTCCTGGTCCAGCTTTCCTTATGGATTATGCTGAGGAGAACCTCGGGGATCTGGCAATGAGAACGTGATTCTGACCCTTCAACTCATTCTTGAATCACACTAATTCAAAATTGATATGTTGACATATCTGTTTTGCCCACTTTTCAAGTTGGGCAGTCACGGGCTCTTACAATATACACAATAGAACCCGCCCCCAAACACAATGTCCAATCAAGTCAAGCCCTTAGAACTTAAGAGGTGAAGCTTCCAAAAAACAGTTgcttaaaataattttattacaAGCTTGAAATGTTTGTCAGGTAATATTATTTCATGAAACAGATACTGCAAGTTAACGTTTGACAAACCCATTCTCTGGTCAGAGGTGAATCTGCACCGCCGTAGTGAGCAGCACACGAGCTGTGCTGGGAAAGAAGCTCAACAAGCATTGCCTCCCTGAAATAAGTGCCCGGCtagtttaaaaaatactttactttACTGATAAATCACTGTTAGAGAATTTTAGTAATTGCCAAGAATGTTAGCACAACAAGCACAAAACACTGAAGGAACCTTCGTTTCACAAATCCTAATCAAGTCCCTTTGATGCGTTTACTTCTTAGGTTTCCAGCTATCCTCTTCAGCTCTTTCTCTTTTTAAGCATCTCCAGATATATTCCAAGAGACTTCTGAATGGAGTCTTTGCTGATGAAGTTGACAAAGTGTTGGATGTCGTCTTCTCGGTTGGAAATGAGCTTGTCGAGCGTTGGCTTCCTCATCATGGACTTGGTTAACTGTCTGGCGTGATCTGGAGGAAGTGGAGAGATGAATTGTTAAAGCACAGAGGGTTTGGATTGCGATCTTTAAATACAAACCGAACATAAAATTCAAGTTCGCCCAAGAAACTAAAAGACCGCATTTGGTCTAAATTATAATAAGTATAAATAACAGTGTGTCTGGGCAGGCACTGAAAGTAGTCTGCTATATTCAATATACAGAATAATCTGCGCCAAGCGAGGGGCCCATGAGCGGATCCAGAGCATCGGCCAAATACATACAGACGGATGAGGCAGAGGTCGAACGAGCTCCAttgtggagcctatcccagcagtcaacgggcgacttgcacaccctggacaagtcaccagttcacagAAGGGCGCCTCTTCAATTAGATCTGCTCAAAACTTTCACGAGTAAAGTGCCCGGTGCATTACGGAAATCTATTCTGCGCTTTTTGGCCAATTTTGCTGACAAATAAACCAATCAAATGGGTGAAAACATGGAGGTAATGTCCACCACACAGTACTTCACAGTACTGCAACTGCAGACGGTCTCTATATTTTACTCATCGAGATAGAATACCTGGAATAGCCAACCACTTGGCCATAGTCTCCGTGGCTGCAGTGAGGATCTGGTCTTCAGCTACCAGCTGGTCCACCAATCCAATCTTCAGGGCCTCTGATGAGTTGTAGAGCTTCCCCAGCTGCAGAGCCATCTCCGTATTTCGATGGCCAACTGTGTTGACCATGTTGTCCTTAAACCTGCAGACACAAAACCAGCAGAGCTGCTGACTCATGACGAACCCAACGCCATTATCACCATGAGCCTAACAGCAGCTGCCATTAGTGTTGCCATCGTAATTACTCCTCACCAAAAGGGGGCGACGATGCCGAGCAGCGTCTCATTGAGGCCAATGCTGTAACGAGGGTTGTCTCCCATTATCCTGTAGTCACAAGCAATGCTCAGCAGACAGCCGCCTGCAGGACAGgaaccctgtgtgtgtgggggggggaggggggggtgaagcgTTACAAACGGGACACGCTGCCAGGATCTGCTTGCGCGTCTGATCAATACGCACATTGATCGCAGCTATAGTGGCCATGCTGCAGCCGTAGAGCTTCAGCCACATCTCCTGAACGGATTTCCAGAACTCTGCGTAGTGTTCTGGACTCTTCCTGTACATCTCCATGATGTCCAGCCCCGCCGAGAACACCTTTGGCTGTTTCTGGATCGGCGCAAAAACAACCACGGTAAGCAAACGAGCACATGCAACGTCAAAAAACGATCCTACAGTCCAGCAGTAAAgtgttagcccccccccccaattaaacTACATTCTTAAAAAGGTCCTTATTTGTTTGCGAAAGACAAATGCCTCATCCCTGCCTCTTTAAATAATGCTACTGTACCGAGGTGATGATGAGACCTCTGCAGCTCTTATCCATCTCCAGCTTCTCCAGGGTGATGCAGATCTCTGTAAGGAAATCTAAACTGAGGCTGTTGACCGGTGGACTCTGCAGGTGCATCACGCTCACGCCTACGGGAAGACAGAGGATGAGCCGTCACCCGAAAACCCGGACCTCAAGTCTCAAGAAATCAGAACAATCCTTCAAAGTGGTTTCAAAGTGTAAGGATGGAATGTCTCAACTCTCTGGAAGACCCATGTCAAAGAATTTTTATATGAATGCTGAATTATTGAAACCAaaaactgaataaaataaaaataaaaaaatccatcaATTTAGAAACAGATTAGCAGGAGCAAcgacaggaagagaagagaaatggTGATGACAACGTTTTACTTTACCCGTGCTT from Brachionichthys hirsutus isolate HB-005 chromosome 16, CSIRO-AGI_Bhir_v1, whole genome shotgun sequence includes these protein-coding regions:
- the dnase1 gene encoding deoxyribonuclease-1, translating into MRVVVCALGACLALLHLSSALLLGAFNIKSFGDKKASNITLMDIISTIVHRYDIILIQEVRDSDLSATRKLMEHVNKGAPQFRYSHIVSEPLGRSSYKERYLFLYREQTVSVAKNYTYNDDHGVCGTDTFMREPFVVMFSSKHTVVQNFTLIPQHTSPDSAVEEVDALYDVVNDVFRRWKNNDIVLLGDFNAGCSYVTDSEWEKIRLFTDKSFHWLIPGEADTTVTHTDCPYDRIVVTTDMMRGVAQGSPEVYNYMEDLGLSHDLALAVSDHFPVEVTLSEKRRSRVFNRPPC
- the eci1 gene encoding enoyl-CoA delta isomerase 1, mitochondrial, encoding MAMQRNSSTSSKIKLDFDQSTGVSVMHLQSPPVNSLSLDFLTEICITLEKLEMDKSCRGLIITSKQPKVFSAGLDIMEMYRKSPEHYAEFWKSVQEMWLKLYGCSMATIAAINGSCPAGGCLLSIACDYRIMGDNPRYSIGLNETLLGIVAPFWFKDNMVNTVGHRNTEMALQLGKLYNSSEALKIGLVDQLVAEDQILTAATETMAKWLAIPDHARQLTKSMMRKPTLDKLISNREDDIQHFVNFISKDSIQKSLGIYLEMLKKRKS